In Aerococcus loyolae, a genomic segment contains:
- the rpoB gene encoding DNA-directed RNA polymerase subunit beta: protein MAGHNVEYGKHRVRRSYSRINEVLELPNLIEIQTESYRWLLDKGIREMFNDISPIEDHGGKLALEFVDYSFQEPKYDMSESRQQDTNYAAPMYVKLRLINNETGEIKDQEVFFGDFPLMTDSGTFIINGSERVIVSQLVRSPGVYYNDKVDKNGKLSYGATVIPNRGAWLEMETDAKDISYVRIDRTRKLQMTVLMRALGFGSDDQIRELFGDSETLNLTLEKDVHKNPSDSRTEEALKDIYERLRPGEPKTAESSRNLLNTRFFDPRRYDLAAVGRYKVNKKLDLKSRLYKQTLAENLVDNETGEIVLEAGTVFTREVLDEISDKLDNGLGLVTVYPNDDAVITDPVDIQLIKIVAPKDPDRVVHVIGNAMQNSDYKSLTVADVLTAMNYFLNLYEGLGTTDDIDHLGNRRIRSVGELLQNQLRIGLSRMERVVRERMSIQDIDTVTPQQLINIRPVVASIREFFGSSQLSQFMDQNNPLSELTHKRRLSALGPGGLTRDRAGYEVRDVHYSHYGRMCPIETPEGPNIGLINSLATYAKINDFGFIETPYRRVDWTTHKVTDKIDYLTADEEDRFVIAQGNTPLNEDGSFATDTIMARKIEENIEVSPEEVDYMDVSPKQVVSVATACIPFLENDDSNRALMGANMQRQAVPLLNPHAPLVGTGMEYKAAHDSGAAVTCKRAGVVDYVDAREIRVRTEEGALDKYELVKFYRSNASSCYNQTPLVHKGDQVDKDEILANGPSMEGGELALGQNPIIAFMTWDGYNYEDAVVLSERLVKEDVYTSIHIDELESEARDTKLGPEEITREIPNVGEDALRNLDENGIIRIGAEVTDGDILVGKVTPKGVTELSPEEHLLHAIFGEKAREVRDTSLRVPHGGGGIVNDVKVFHRENGDELKPGVSMMVRVYIIQKRKIQVGDKMAGRHGNKGVVSIVLPEEDMPYLPDGTPVDICLNPLGVPSRMNIGQVLELHLGMAARNLGIHVATPVFDGAQDEDIWETVKEAGMAEDAKTVLYDGRTGEPFDNRVSVGVMYYLKLSHMVDDKLHARSIGPYSLVTQQPLGGKAQFGGQRFGEMEVWALEAYGAAYTLQEILTYKSDDVVGRVQTYEAIVKGDPIPKPSVPESFRVLVKELQSLGLDIQVLDENDKELDLRDEDPIQVARRDHKENQEQEDEDKDKNQEEKQNEGNDEEIIAKKQANE, encoded by the coding sequence ATGGCAGGACATAATGTTGAATACGGCAAACACCGCGTACGGCGTTCTTACTCGCGCATCAATGAAGTGCTCGAGTTGCCAAATTTGATTGAGATTCAAACCGAATCTTATCGTTGGTTATTGGATAAGGGGATTCGGGAAATGTTTAATGATATTTCACCGATTGAAGACCACGGGGGCAAATTGGCCTTGGAATTCGTGGATTATTCCTTCCAAGAACCCAAATATGACATGTCTGAATCGCGTCAACAAGACACTAACTATGCGGCGCCAATGTATGTTAAATTGCGTTTAATCAATAACGAAACCGGTGAGATTAAGGACCAAGAAGTTTTCTTTGGGGACTTCCCATTGATGACCGATAGCGGGACTTTCATTATTAACGGTTCAGAACGGGTTATTGTTTCGCAATTGGTCCGTTCCCCTGGGGTTTACTACAATGATAAAGTAGACAAAAATGGGAAACTCTCTTACGGAGCGACTGTGATTCCTAACCGGGGAGCTTGGTTAGAAATGGAAACCGACGCCAAGGATATTTCCTATGTGCGGATTGACCGGACCCGTAAGCTGCAAATGACCGTTTTGATGCGGGCCTTAGGTTTTGGTTCGGATGACCAAATTCGTGAACTCTTTGGTGACAGTGAAACTCTGAATTTAACCTTAGAAAAGGATGTCCACAAAAACCCATCAGACTCACGAACTGAAGAAGCCTTAAAAGATATTTATGAGCGTCTCCGTCCTGGTGAACCTAAAACGGCAGAATCTTCCCGTAACTTATTAAATACGCGTTTCTTCGACCCACGTCGCTATGACTTGGCCGCTGTTGGACGCTACAAAGTCAATAAGAAATTAGATTTAAAATCTCGTCTCTATAAACAAACCCTAGCGGAAAACTTAGTCGATAATGAAACTGGTGAAATTGTCCTTGAAGCTGGGACTGTTTTCACCCGTGAAGTCTTAGATGAAATTAGCGATAAGTTAGATAATGGCCTAGGTTTAGTGACGGTCTATCCTAATGATGACGCTGTGATCACTGATCCAGTAGATATCCAACTCATTAAGATTGTTGCACCTAAGGATCCTGACCGGGTAGTGCATGTGATCGGTAATGCGATGCAAAATTCCGACTACAAGTCGCTAACCGTAGCTGACGTGTTAACCGCCATGAACTACTTCTTGAACCTCTATGAAGGTTTAGGAACGACCGACGACATCGACCACTTGGGTAACCGTCGGATCCGTTCTGTGGGTGAATTGTTACAAAACCAATTACGGATCGGTTTAAGCCGGATGGAACGGGTGGTCAGAGAGAGAATGTCTATCCAAGACATCGATACGGTTACCCCGCAACAATTAATTAATATCCGTCCTGTGGTGGCATCGATTCGTGAATTCTTTGGGTCATCCCAATTATCCCAATTCATGGACCAAAACAACCCACTCTCTGAGTTAACTCACAAACGCCGTCTATCTGCTTTGGGACCTGGTGGTTTAACCCGGGACCGGGCCGGTTACGAAGTGCGTGACGTTCACTATTCTCACTATGGCCGGATGTGTCCAATTGAAACCCCTGAAGGACCTAACATCGGTCTGATCAACAGCTTGGCGACCTATGCCAAGATTAATGACTTTGGTTTCATTGAAACCCCATATCGCCGGGTAGACTGGACTACCCACAAGGTTACCGATAAGATCGATTACCTAACGGCGGATGAAGAAGACCGTTTTGTTATCGCTCAAGGGAACACGCCTTTAAATGAAGATGGTTCTTTTGCGACAGATACCATTATGGCACGTAAGATTGAGGAAAATATTGAAGTTTCCCCTGAAGAAGTCGACTACATGGACGTTTCCCCTAAACAGGTGGTTTCTGTCGCAACCGCATGTATTCCTTTCTTGGAAAACGACGACTCCAACCGGGCCTTGATGGGGGCCAACATGCAACGGCAAGCGGTGCCACTCTTAAACCCTCATGCGCCTTTGGTTGGGACTGGTATGGAATATAAGGCAGCCCATGACTCCGGTGCTGCAGTAACCTGTAAGCGGGCCGGTGTGGTGGACTATGTCGATGCCCGTGAAATCCGCGTACGGACGGAAGAAGGCGCCTTAGATAAGTATGAATTAGTGAAATTCTACCGGTCTAATGCCAGCTCCTGCTACAACCAAACCCCATTGGTACATAAAGGCGACCAAGTGGACAAGGATGAAATCCTAGCCAATGGACCTTCCATGGAAGGTGGGGAATTAGCACTTGGACAAAACCCAATCATTGCCTTCATGACCTGGGATGGTTATAACTATGAAGACGCGGTTGTCCTTTCTGAACGTTTGGTTAAGGAAGACGTTTATACCTCGATCCATATTGATGAACTTGAATCCGAAGCTCGTGACACCAAATTAGGGCCAGAAGAAATCACCCGGGAAATTCCTAATGTGGGTGAAGATGCCCTCCGTAATCTCGACGAAAACGGAATTATCCGCATCGGTGCTGAAGTAACCGATGGCGATATCTTAGTGGGTAAGGTCACTCCTAAGGGTGTGACTGAACTCAGCCCAGAAGAACACCTGCTCCATGCCATCTTTGGTGAAAAGGCTCGTGAAGTTCGTGATACTTCCCTACGAGTACCTCATGGTGGCGGCGGTATCGTTAACGACGTCAAAGTCTTCCACCGTGAAAACGGCGACGAACTCAAACCGGGTGTTTCCATGATGGTGCGTGTCTACATTATCCAAAAACGGAAGATCCAAGTTGGGGATAAAATGGCTGGTCGTCACGGTAACAAAGGGGTTGTCTCCATTGTCCTACCAGAAGAAGACATGCCTTACCTACCAGACGGGACCCCAGTAGATATCTGCTTGAACCCATTAGGGGTGCCTTCGCGGATGAATATCGGGCAGGTCTTAGAACTCCACTTAGGGATGGCTGCCCGTAACTTAGGTATCCATGTGGCTACGCCTGTTTTTGATGGGGCCCAAGATGAAGACATTTGGGAAACCGTTAAAGAAGCCGGTATGGCTGAAGACGCGAAGACTGTTCTATATGACGGTCGGACGGGGGAACCATTTGATAACCGCGTTTCTGTAGGGGTTATGTACTACTTGAAACTCTCCCACATGGTGGATGATAAGCTCCATGCACGTTCCATTGGGCCTTACTCCCTAGTTACCCAACAACCATTAGGTGGTAAAGCACAGTTTGGGGGACAACGTTTCGGGGAAATGGAAGTTTGGGCACTGGAAGCATACGGTGCTGCTTACACCCTACAAGAAATCCTTACCTACAAATCAGACGACGTGGTAGGCCGGGTCCAAACCTATGAAGCGATCGTGAAAGGTGACCCTATTCCTAAACCAAGCGTACCGGAATCTTTCCGCGTCCTCGTTAAAGAATTACAATCCCTAGGTTTAGACATCCAAGTCCTCGATGAAAACGATAAGGAACTTGACTTACGTGATGAAGATCCTATCCAAGTTGCCCGTCGTGATCACAAAGAAAACCAAGAACAAGAAGATGAAGACAAGGATAAGAACCAAGAAGAAAAACAAAACGAAGGCAATGACGAAGAAATCATCGCCAAAAAACAAGCAAATGAATAG
- the msrA gene encoding peptide-methionine (S)-S-oxide reductase MsrA, translating to MERAIFAGGCFWCMVQPFDQLPGIEAVVSGYTGGHVANPSYHEVKSGKTGHTEAVEIRFDNAIISYDELLEIYWQQTDPTDAMGQFEDRGSSYRPEIFYLSEDQRQAAEASKKALAASGRFDDPIVTQITPAGPFYPAEDYHQDFYKKSPDKYQADESAIARHRFIEDKWK from the coding sequence ATCGAACGTGCAATCTTTGCAGGCGGCTGCTTCTGGTGCATGGTCCAACCCTTTGACCAGTTACCAGGCATTGAAGCGGTCGTCTCTGGCTATACGGGAGGACATGTTGCTAATCCCAGCTACCATGAAGTTAAAAGCGGAAAAACTGGCCATACCGAAGCGGTAGAAATTCGCTTCGATAACGCCATTATTTCCTATGACGAATTACTCGAAATTTACTGGCAACAAACTGACCCAACTGACGCCATGGGGCAGTTCGAGGACCGGGGATCGTCCTATCGGCCCGAGATCTTCTACTTATCTGAGGACCAACGCCAAGCTGCCGAAGCTTCCAAAAAAGCTCTAGCAGCAAGCGGGCGTTTCGATGACCCCATCGTCACCCAAATCACCCCAGCCGGCCCCTTCTACCCAGCAGAAGACTACCACCAAGACTTTTATAAGAAGAGCCCCGATAAATACCAAGCCGACGAAAGCGCCATCGCCCGTCACCGCTTCATCGAAGATAAATGGAAATAG
- a CDS encoding glycerophosphodiester phosphodiesterase: MKLYAHRGYSARYPENTMLAFIKAYEAGADGIECDVQLTLDGQVVVCHDERLDRTANASGWLRDYKYADLRCLRFDRLHNQADALDLVRIPHLSELLAWAAPLDLTLNIELKTGLFPYPGLVEAVIDLVEAYQMQERVIISSFNHQSILKLKDLAPDLACAFLQEDYLDNPGAYCAARGVGYYHPDYKLLDPATVNNLHDHGIMINAWTVDDRKIYKKFKEWELAGLITNDSHYLESAPVLASY, from the coding sequence ATGAAATTATATGCCCACCGAGGCTATAGTGCCCGCTATCCCGAAAATACTATGCTGGCCTTTATTAAAGCCTATGAAGCTGGAGCAGATGGGATTGAGTGTGATGTCCAGTTGACCTTAGATGGCCAAGTAGTGGTTTGTCACGATGAGCGCTTGGACCGGACGGCTAATGCGAGCGGTTGGTTGCGAGACTATAAGTATGCTGACTTACGCTGTCTCCGCTTCGACCGCCTCCATAACCAAGCTGATGCGCTTGACTTGGTTCGCATCCCCCATTTAAGTGAGTTATTAGCCTGGGCTGCGCCCTTGGACTTGACCCTGAATATTGAATTAAAGACGGGCCTCTTCCCTTATCCCGGTCTAGTCGAAGCGGTGATTGACTTAGTAGAGGCCTACCAGATGCAAGAGCGGGTAATTATCTCTTCTTTTAACCACCAGAGTATCCTTAAACTTAAGGACTTAGCGCCTGACTTGGCTTGTGCTTTCTTACAGGAGGACTATTTGGATAATCCTGGTGCTTATTGTGCTGCTAGGGGAGTGGGCTACTATCATCCTGACTATAAATTGCTGGACCCGGCGACGGTGAATAACTTACATGACCACGGCATTATGATTAATGCTTGGACAGTAGACGATCGAAAGATTTATAAAAAATTCAAAGAGTGGGAACTAGCCGGCTTGATTACTAATGATAGTCATTACCTGGAAAGTGCTCCAGTCTTAGCTAGTTATTAA
- a CDS encoding PFL family protein, with the protein MEINDILETVNMIAKDHLDVRTITMGISLLDCCDTDIERSCEKIKQKISQKAKDLVPVADQLSRQLGIPIINKRLSVTPIAHLLAVSGGDPVRYAKCLDQVTKDIGIDLVGGYSALVQKGFAAGDRDLIASIPQALSETDNVCSSVNIGSTRSGINLDAVALMGETIRQAAEVTKDRQCIGATKLVVFCNAVEDNPFMAGAFHGSGEADCEINVGVSGPGVVRQALERLPKDAPINQVAETIKKTAFKVTRMGQLIGSQASKALGVPFGIVDISLAPTPAVGDSVARILESMGLETVGGHGTVATLALLNDAVKKGGLMAAERVGGLSGAFIPVSEDEGMIAGAQAGVLDLQTLTAMTAVCSVGLDMIAVPGETTAEVLAAIIADEAAIGMINGKTTAVRLIPAIGYQAGDCLEFGGLFGSAPIMPLKTSSPEVFIRRGGHIPAPIQGLKN; encoded by the coding sequence ATAGAAATTAATGATATTCTAGAAACTGTCAATATGATTGCCAAGGATCACCTCGATGTTCGTACCATCACTATGGGGATCTCCTTACTCGATTGTTGTGACACAGATATTGAGCGGTCCTGTGAGAAAATCAAGCAAAAAATCAGTCAAAAGGCCAAAGACTTGGTTCCTGTGGCTGATCAGTTGAGTCGACAATTGGGGATACCAATTATTAATAAGCGCCTTTCGGTAACCCCTATTGCCCATCTGCTGGCCGTTTCTGGTGGCGATCCTGTCCGCTACGCCAAATGCTTAGACCAAGTCACCAAGGATATCGGCATTGACCTCGTCGGAGGTTATTCTGCCTTAGTACAAAAAGGCTTCGCAGCGGGGGACCGAGACTTGATTGCGTCTATTCCTCAAGCCTTAAGTGAAACGGATAATGTCTGTTCGTCAGTCAATATCGGCTCTACCCGGTCAGGGATTAATTTAGACGCCGTCGCTTTAATGGGGGAAACTATCCGCCAAGCTGCTGAAGTGACAAAAGACCGGCAATGCATTGGGGCAACCAAGTTGGTCGTCTTTTGTAATGCGGTTGAGGATAATCCTTTTATGGCTGGAGCCTTCCACGGGAGTGGGGAAGCGGATTGTGAGATCAACGTGGGGGTCTCTGGCCCTGGGGTGGTCCGTCAAGCCTTAGAACGCCTACCTAAGGATGCACCGATTAACCAAGTGGCTGAAACCATTAAAAAGACTGCCTTTAAAGTGACTCGTATGGGACAGTTAATCGGAAGCCAAGCTTCCAAAGCGCTAGGGGTTCCCTTTGGTATTGTGGATATTTCCCTAGCACCAACTCCTGCAGTAGGAGACTCGGTAGCTCGAATCTTAGAAAGTATGGGGTTAGAAACAGTCGGTGGTCACGGGACCGTTGCTACGCTAGCTCTCTTAAATGATGCTGTGAAGAAGGGTGGCCTGATGGCTGCTGAACGGGTAGGGGGCCTATCTGGTGCTTTTATTCCGGTTTCTGAAGATGAAGGGATGATTGCCGGCGCCCAAGCCGGGGTTTTAGACTTACAAACCCTTACCGCGATGACGGCGGTATGTTCAGTAGGACTTGATATGATTGCAGTTCCGGGGGAAACCACAGCTGAAGTCTTAGCGGCAATTATTGCTGATGAAGCAGCTATCGGGATGATTAATGGAAAGACAACAGCGGTTCGTTTAATCCCAGCCATTGGTTACCAAGCCGGAGACTGCTTAGAATTTGGTGGTCTCTTCGGTTCAGCACCAATCATGCCGTTAAAAACCTCTTCGCCGGAAGTCTTTATCCGCCGCGGTGGCCATATTCCTGCACCAATTCAAGGATTGAAGAATTAA
- a CDS encoding ACT domain-containing protein, whose translation MNAVITVVGIDQVGILSKVSTACAENQVNIVDVAQTVMDNYFTMTMLVTVDEEQVAFNDFQESVENLIPGMQITVMHEDIFKAMHRL comes from the coding sequence ATGAATGCGGTAATTACTGTTGTAGGTATTGATCAAGTCGGAATTTTGTCTAAGGTAAGTACGGCTTGTGCCGAGAACCAGGTGAATATTGTGGATGTTGCCCAAACGGTAATGGATAATTATTTCACCATGACCATGCTCGTGACAGTCGACGAAGAGCAAGTGGCTTTTAATGACTTCCAAGAGAGTGTGGAAAACTTAATACCGGGCATGCAGATTACGGTCATGCATGAAGATATCTTTAAGGCCATGCATCGTTTATAG
- a CDS encoding quaternary amine ABC transporter ATP-binding protein: MASIKVENLTKIFGSAQAIDKAKKLVEKGETKEEIVNQTGATVGVYDASFEVNDGEIFVIMGLSGSGKSTLLRMLNRLIEPTHGQVSIDGESVTQANDEELRNIRRKKVSMVFQSFALFPHKTILENTEFGLEIQGVDGDERRKRAQDALETMGLSAYQDQLPDQLSGGMQQRVGLARALASDTDILLMDEAFSALDPLIRANMQDELIELQSKLNKTIVFITHDLDEALRLGDRIVLMRNGHIEQIGTGEEILENPANDYVETFVGGVDRSKVFTAENAMEAPGYVFNKDRVGARVALKIMQNEHTSTLYVIDGDRRIHGYVTDKDLADLIRQNKQSKNIYVDEIIRTDNPLVNQNTPINEMYDLMSETNMPIAVVDDDKRLLGYVDRRLVIDQLSGQGGDNNE, translated from the coding sequence ATGGCGTCAATAAAAGTAGAAAATTTGACTAAAATTTTTGGCTCAGCCCAAGCCATAGATAAAGCGAAAAAATTAGTGGAAAAGGGTGAAACGAAAGAAGAGATTGTTAACCAAACTGGTGCCACAGTGGGGGTTTACGATGCCTCTTTTGAAGTCAATGATGGCGAGATCTTTGTCATTATGGGGCTTTCTGGTTCAGGAAAGTCAACCTTACTTCGGATGCTCAATCGTCTCATTGAACCCACTCATGGACAAGTCAGTATTGATGGGGAAAGTGTCACCCAAGCTAATGACGAAGAATTGCGCAATATCCGCCGCAAGAAAGTCAGCATGGTTTTCCAAAGTTTTGCGCTTTTCCCTCATAAAACCATTCTCGAAAATACTGAATTTGGTCTAGAAATCCAAGGTGTCGATGGCGATGAGCGACGCAAACGGGCCCAAGATGCTCTAGAAACTATGGGCTTATCTGCCTACCAAGACCAATTGCCTGACCAACTCTCTGGTGGGATGCAGCAAAGAGTGGGGCTAGCTAGAGCTTTAGCTAGCGATACTGATATTCTCTTAATGGATGAAGCCTTTTCAGCTTTGGACCCCTTGATCCGGGCCAACATGCAAGATGAACTGATTGAACTGCAAAGTAAGCTCAATAAGACCATTGTCTTCATTACCCATGACTTGGATGAAGCTTTGCGCTTAGGTGACCGCATTGTATTGATGCGTAATGGCCACATTGAACAAATTGGTACCGGGGAAGAGATCCTGGAAAATCCTGCTAATGACTATGTGGAAACCTTTGTTGGCGGCGTGGACCGGTCTAAGGTCTTTACCGCAGAAAACGCTATGGAAGCACCTGGCTATGTCTTCAATAAGGACCGGGTAGGTGCGCGGGTAGCCTTGAAGATTATGCAAAATGAACATACCTCCACCTTGTATGTCATAGACGGTGACCGCAGGATCCATGGTTATGTGACTGACAAGGACCTGGCTGATCTAATTCGTCAAAACAAACAAAGCAAAAATATTTATGTGGACGAAATTATCCGTACCGATAACCCCTTGGTCAATCAAAATACACCAATTAATGAAATGTATGATCTCATGAGTGAAACCAATATGCCGATTGCGGTTGTCGATGATGATAAACGTCTGCTCGGCTACGTGGACCGGCGCTTGGTGATCGACCAATTATCTGGACAAGGAGGCGATAACAATGAATAA
- a CDS encoding class I SAM-dependent methyltransferase, translating into MSHQYFEDNSQLAHDKKTWQTVVNGRTYEFITDSGVFSRGRLDYGTRVMLEALLKKNKTYHKILDLGSGYGPVGVVLGDHYPDADLDLVDVNERALALAKENLALNQVGPAHFYLSSAYEGISQQDYDLIITNPPIRAGKKVVHGFIEGAYDHLEPGGDLVVVIQKKQGAPSAKKKMEEVFCNVTEIDRDKGYWVLVSQR; encoded by the coding sequence ATGAGTCATCAATATTTTGAAGATAATAGTCAATTGGCCCATGATAAGAAGACCTGGCAAACAGTGGTTAATGGGCGGACTTATGAATTCATAACGGATAGCGGGGTCTTTTCGCGGGGACGCTTAGACTATGGGACGCGGGTCATGCTGGAGGCCCTTTTAAAGAAAAATAAGACTTACCATAAGATCCTGGACTTGGGTTCTGGCTATGGGCCAGTAGGGGTGGTTTTAGGCGACCATTATCCCGATGCTGATTTGGACTTGGTTGATGTCAATGAGAGAGCTCTTGCCCTAGCTAAAGAAAATCTAGCTTTGAATCAAGTTGGACCAGCACATTTTTATCTTTCCTCTGCTTATGAGGGGATTAGTCAGCAGGATTATGACCTCATTATCACCAATCCACCCATTCGGGCCGGGAAAAAAGTGGTCCATGGCTTTATTGAGGGTGCCTATGATCACTTAGAGCCGGGCGGAGACCTGGTCGTAGTGATTCAAAAGAAGCAAGGTGCCCCCAGCGCGAAAAAGAAAATGGAAGAGGTCTTTTGTAATGTGACTGAAATTGACCGCGATAAGGGCTACTGGGTCCTGGTCAGCCAGCGTTAG
- a CDS encoding 2-keto-3-deoxygluconate permease: protein MKIEKTIAKIPGGNIIVPLLAGTLLNTLWPTAHEYFGGVTGAYLTGSSAVLFCFFFCVGASVNLNASGGYIAKKGLLLSGGRLLIALALGLILGAVLPAEGIQSGLLTGVSTLAVVTAFSQTNGGLYVSIIPEGREYDLAAFPMIAIQSGPFFTMLILGLTGASFPFGSIVSTLLPFALGLIGGTLDSDVRDKYAPGVGILIPFFIFALGYTLNFKTIFQAGLSGVIVGVAVVLITGGLLSFLDIKWLGSDGVAGWAQSSTAGAAVAVPAVIAGISEQFQPVAESATAIVATSVIVTAILTPLVTSWAKKQAEKKNLPEAPSEVLKEVKK, encoded by the coding sequence ATGAAAATTGAAAAAACCATTGCGAAAATCCCGGGCGGGAATATTATCGTTCCGCTCTTAGCCGGGACCTTACTGAATACTCTTTGGCCTACTGCCCATGAATATTTTGGTGGAGTGACGGGAGCTTACTTAACGGGGTCGTCAGCTGTTTTATTCTGTTTCTTCTTCTGTGTAGGAGCCTCAGTAAACCTTAATGCTTCTGGGGGCTACATTGCCAAGAAGGGCTTGCTCTTATCAGGAGGTCGGCTCTTAATTGCTTTGGCACTAGGGTTAATTCTAGGAGCAGTTTTACCTGCTGAAGGGATTCAAAGTGGCTTGCTCACTGGGGTGTCTACCCTGGCTGTGGTGACTGCCTTTAGTCAAACCAATGGGGGCCTTTATGTGTCCATTATTCCTGAAGGGCGCGAATATGATCTCGCTGCCTTTCCCATGATTGCCATTCAATCGGGGCCTTTCTTTACCATGTTGATCTTAGGTTTGACCGGGGCGAGTTTCCCCTTCGGTTCCATCGTCTCTACCCTCTTACCCTTTGCTTTAGGCTTAATTGGGGGGACCTTGGACTCCGATGTGCGGGATAAGTATGCTCCTGGGGTAGGAATTTTGATTCCTTTCTTTATCTTTGCCTTAGGTTATACGCTGAACTTTAAGACCATCTTCCAAGCCGGGCTTAGTGGCGTAATTGTTGGTGTGGCTGTAGTATTAATTACCGGTGGCTTGCTCTCCTTCTTAGATATTAAGTGGTTAGGGTCAGACGGCGTAGCTGGTTGGGCGCAATCATCCACCGCGGGGGCAGCGGTAGCCGTTCCAGCCGTGATTGCGGGAATCTCTGAACAGTTCCAACCGGTTGCTGAATCGGCGACCGCCATTGTGGCAACCTCAGTCATCGTGACGGCTATCCTCACCCCATTAGTCACTTCATGGGCGAAAAAACAAGCTGAGAAGAAAAATCTTCCTGAAGCACCAAGTGAAGTCTTAAAAGAAGTGAAAAAATAA
- a CDS encoding sugar kinase — translation MHLDFVTFGEPLYMFYANEPGALEDVNDWSRALAGAETNVAAGLCRLGHQTGLVTKLGEDMLGRFITKAMAKEGIDTTGVQTTDERFTGWYIKEKNEEDDPAIEYFRKGSAASTMSVEDFDEDYFASADYMHVTSIFAALSEDCYNFSKKAVEYMHKAGKVISFDPNLRPQLWDHDRMVEFVNETAKSVDIFLPGLEEGKLLTGLDKAEDIAQFYLDRGVKIVIVKTGASGAYYATSEGQSGQVAGYQVTPIDTVGAGDGFAVGVISGLKEGLSLEDSILRGNAIGARQVTFEGDNDGLPNQEELKEFMANTKRA, via the coding sequence ATGCATTTAGATTTTGTAACTTTTGGTGAACCTTTATACATGTTTTATGCCAATGAACCGGGCGCTTTGGAAGATGTCAACGACTGGTCTCGAGCCTTGGCGGGAGCGGAAACCAACGTGGCCGCAGGCTTATGCCGCTTAGGCCATCAAACGGGTTTGGTGACCAAGTTAGGTGAAGACATGCTGGGCCGCTTTATTACCAAGGCTATGGCTAAGGAAGGAATCGATACCACTGGTGTTCAAACGACGGATGAACGTTTTACCGGCTGGTACATTAAGGAAAAGAATGAGGAAGATGACCCCGCCATTGAATACTTCCGTAAGGGCTCTGCCGCTTCAACCATGAGTGTGGAGGACTTTGACGAAGACTACTTTGCTTCAGCAGATTATATGCATGTGACCTCAATCTTCGCCGCTTTATCAGAAGATTGCTATAATTTTTCCAAAAAAGCGGTTGAATACATGCATAAGGCTGGCAAGGTGATTTCCTTCGACCCTAACTTACGTCCTCAATTATGGGACCATGACCGCATGGTGGAATTCGTCAACGAAACGGCTAAATCAGTAGATATCTTCCTGCCTGGTTTAGAAGAAGGCAAGCTCTTAACTGGCCTTGATAAGGCAGAAGACATTGCCCAATTCTATCTCGACCGGGGGGTAAAAATTGTTATTGTTAAAACCGGCGCTTCCGGAGCCTACTATGCAACCAGCGAGGGCCAAAGCGGCCAAGTGGCAGGCTATCAAGTGACCCCAATTGACACGGTCGGAGCAGGGGATGGCTTTGCTGTCGGCGTCATTTCTGGCTTGAAGGAAGGCCTTTCCTTAGAAGATAGCATCTTACGTGGTAACGCCATTGGGGCCCGTCAAGTGACCTTTGAAGGAGATAATGACGGTTTACCTAACCAAGAAGAATTAAAAGAATTTATGGCCAATACCAAGCGGGCTTAA